From a region of the Nomascus leucogenys isolate Asia unplaced genomic scaffold, Asia_NLE_v1 Super-Scaffold_285, whole genome shotgun sequence genome:
- the AOC2 gene encoding retina-specific copper amine oxidase isoform X1, translating to MHLKIVLAFLALSLITIFALAYVLLTSPGGSSQPPHCPSVSHRAQPWPHPGQSQLFADLSREELTAVMRFLTQRLGPGLVDAAQAQPSDNCIFSVELQLPPKAAALAHLDMGSPPPAREALAIVLFGGQPQPNVSELVVGPLPHPSYMRDVTVERHGGPLPYHRRPVLRAEFTQMWRHLKEVELPKAPIFLASTFNYNGSTLAAVHATPRGLRSGDRATWMALYHNISGVGLFLHPVGLELLLDHRALDPAHWTVQRVFYLGHYYADLGQLEREFKSGRLEVVRVPLPPPNGASSLRSRNSPGPLPPLQFSPQGSRYSVQGNLVVSSLWSFTFGHGVFSGLRIFDVRFQGERVAYEVSVQECVSIYGADSPKTMLTRYLDSSFGLGRNSRGLVRGVDCPYQATMVDIHILVGKGAVQLLPGAVCVFEEAQGLPLRRHHNYLQNHFYGGLASSALVVRSVSSVGNYDYIWDFVLYPNGALEGRVHATGYINTAFLKGGEEGLLFGNRVGERVLGTVHTHAFHFKLDLDVAGLKNWVVAEDVVFKPVAAPWNPEHWLQRPQLTRQVLGKEDLTAFSLGSPLPRYLYLASNQTNAWGHQRGYRIQIHSPLGIHIPLESDMERALSWGRYQLVVTQRKEEESQSSSIYHQNDIWTPTVTFADFINNETLLGEDLVAWVTASFLHIPHAEDIPNTVTLGNRVGFLLRPYNFFDEDPSIFSPGSVYFEKGQDAGLCSINPVACLPDLAACVPDLPPFSYQGF from the exons ATGCATCTCAAGATAGTCCTGGCGTTCCTGGCACTGTCCCTCATTACCATCTTTGCCCTGGCCTATGTTTTGCTGACCAGCCCAGGTGGTTCCAGCCAGCCTCCCCACTGCCCCTCTGTATCCCATAGGGCCCAGCCCTGGCCACACCCTGGCCAGAGCCAGCTGTTTGCAGACCTGAGCCGAGAAGAGCTGACAGCTGTGATGCGCTTTCTGACCCAGcggctggggccagggctggtGGATGCAGCCCAGGCTCAGCCCTCGGACAACTGCATCTTCTCAGTGGAGCTGCAGCTGCCCCCCAAGGCTGCAGCCCTGGCCCACCTGGACATGGGGAGCCCCCCACCTGCCCGGGAGGCACTGGCCATCGTCCTCTTTGGTGGACAACCCCAGCCCAATGTGAGTGAGCTGGTGGTGGGGCCGCTGCCTCACCCCTCCTACATGCGGGATGTGACTGTGGAGCGTCACGGCGGGCCCCTGCCCTATCACCGTCGCCCGGTGCTGAGAGCTGAGTTTACGCAGATGTGGAGGCATCTGAAAGAGGTGGAGCTACCCAAGGCACCCATCTTCCTGGCGTCCACCTTCAACTACAATGGCTCCACCCTGGCAGCTGTGCATGCCACCCCTCGGGGCTTGCGCTCGGGGGACCGAGCTACCTGGATGGCCCTCTACCATAACATCTCAGGGGTTGGTCTTTTCCTTCACCCCGTGGGGCTGGAACTACTACTGGACCACAGGGCCCTGGACCCTGCCCACTGGACTGTCCAGCGGGTCTTCTACCTTGGGCACTACTATGCAGACTTGGGCCAGTTGGAACGGGAGTTTAAGTCTGGCCGGTTGGAAGTGGTTAGAGTCCCTCTACCCCCACCAAATGGAGCTTCATCCCTGAGGTCTCGGAACTCTCCAGGTCCTCTTCCCCCTCTTCAGTTCTCGCCCCAGGGTTCCCGCTACAGTGTGCAAGGAAACCTGGTGGTATCCTCCCTCTGGTCATTTACCTTTGGCCATGGGGTGTTCAGCGGCCTGAGGATTTTTGATGTTCGGTTCCAGGGTGAGCGAGTAGCCTATGAAGTCAGTGTCCAGGAGTGTGTGTCTATCTATGGTGCCGATTCACCCAAGACGATGCTGACTCGCTATTTGGATAGCAGCTTTGGACTCGGCCGTAACAGCCGAGGCTTGGTGCGGGGAGTGGACTGCCCCTATCAAGCCACGATGGTGGACATCCATATATTAGTGGGCAAAGGGGCAGTCCAGCTGCTTCCAGGGgctgtgtgtgtatttgaggAAGCCCAGGGACTGCCCCTTCGAAGGCACCACAATTACCTTCAAAATCATTTCTATGGTGGTTTGGCCAGCTCAGCCCTTGTGGTCAGGTCTGTGTCATCTGTGGGCAACTATGACTACATTTGGGACTTTGTGTTGTACCCAAATGGGGCACTTGAAGGGCGGGTCCATGCCACGGGTTATATCAACACAGCTTTCCTGAAAGGGGGAGAGGAGGGCCTCCTCTTTGGGAACCGTGTGGGGGAACGAGTGCTGGGAACGGTGCACACACATGCCTTCCACTTCAAGCTGGACCTGGATGTGGCAG GGCTGAAAAACTGGGTGGTAGCTGAAGACGTGGTGTTTAAACCTGTGGCCGCCCCCTGGAACCCGGAGCACTGGCTACAGCGCCCACAGCTGACTCGGCAGGTCCTGGGAAAGGAGGACCTGACAGCTTTTTCCTTGGGAAGCCCCCTACCCCGCTACCTCTACCTGGCTAGCAACCAGACTAATGCCTGGGGTCACCAGCGCGGGTACCGAATCCAGATCCACAGCCCCCTTGGCATACACATACCCCTGGAGAGTGACATGGAGAGGGCTCTCAGCTGGGGGAG ATACCAGCTTGTGGTGAcccagagaaaggaggaggagtcACAGAGCAGTAGCATCTATCACCAGAATGACATCTGGACACCCACAGTTACCTTTGCTGACTTCATCAACAATGAAACCCTCTTAGGAGAG GATCTGGTGGCTTGGGTCACAGCCAGCTTCCTGCACATTCCCCATGCCGAGGACATCCCCAACACAGTGACTCTGGGGAACAGAGTTGGCTTCTTGCTCCGACCCTATAACTTCTTTGATGAGGACCCCTCCATCTTCTCCCCTGGCAGTGTCTACTTTGAGAAGGGCCAGGATGCTGGGCTCTGCAGCATCAATCCTGTGGCCTGCCTCCCTGACCTGGCAGCCTGTGTCCCGGACTTACCCCCTTTCTCTTACCAAGGCTTCTAG
- the AOC2 gene encoding retina-specific copper amine oxidase isoform X2 yields the protein MHLKIVLAFLALSLITIFALAYVLLTSPGGSSQPPHCPSVSHRAQPWPHPGQSQLFADLSREELTAVMRFLTQRLGPGLVDAAQAQPSDNCIFSVELQLPPKAAALAHLDMGSPPPAREALAIVLFGGQPQPNVSELVVGPLPHPSYMRDVTVERHGGPLPYHRRPVLRAEFTQMWRHLKEVELPKAPIFLASTFNYNGSTLAAVHATPRGLRSGDRATWMALYHNISGVGLFLHPVGLELLLDHRALDPAHWTVQRVFYLGHYYADLGQLEREFKSGRLEVVRVPLPPPNGASSLRSRNSPGPLPPLQFSPQGSRYSVQGNLVVSSLWSFTFGHGVFSGLRIFDVRFQGERVAYEVSVQECVSIYGADSPKTMLTRYLDSSFGLGRNSRGLVRGVDCPYQATMVDIHILVGKGAVQLLPGAVCVFEEAQGLPLRRHHNYLQNHFYGGLASSALVVRSVSSVGNYDYIWDFVLYPNGALEGRVHATGYINTAFLKGGEEGLLFGNRVGERVLGTVHTHAFHFKLDLDVAGLKNWVVAEDVVFKPVAAPWNPEHWLQRPQLTRQVLGKEDLTAFSLGSPLPRYLYLASNQTNAWGHQRGYQLVVTQRKEEESQSSSIYHQNDIWTPTVTFADFINNETLLGEDLVAWVTASFLHIPHAEDIPNTVTLGNRVGFLLRPYNFFDEDPSIFSPGSVYFEKGQDAGLCSINPVACLPDLAACVPDLPPFSYQGF from the exons ATGCATCTCAAGATAGTCCTGGCGTTCCTGGCACTGTCCCTCATTACCATCTTTGCCCTGGCCTATGTTTTGCTGACCAGCCCAGGTGGTTCCAGCCAGCCTCCCCACTGCCCCTCTGTATCCCATAGGGCCCAGCCCTGGCCACACCCTGGCCAGAGCCAGCTGTTTGCAGACCTGAGCCGAGAAGAGCTGACAGCTGTGATGCGCTTTCTGACCCAGcggctggggccagggctggtGGATGCAGCCCAGGCTCAGCCCTCGGACAACTGCATCTTCTCAGTGGAGCTGCAGCTGCCCCCCAAGGCTGCAGCCCTGGCCCACCTGGACATGGGGAGCCCCCCACCTGCCCGGGAGGCACTGGCCATCGTCCTCTTTGGTGGACAACCCCAGCCCAATGTGAGTGAGCTGGTGGTGGGGCCGCTGCCTCACCCCTCCTACATGCGGGATGTGACTGTGGAGCGTCACGGCGGGCCCCTGCCCTATCACCGTCGCCCGGTGCTGAGAGCTGAGTTTACGCAGATGTGGAGGCATCTGAAAGAGGTGGAGCTACCCAAGGCACCCATCTTCCTGGCGTCCACCTTCAACTACAATGGCTCCACCCTGGCAGCTGTGCATGCCACCCCTCGGGGCTTGCGCTCGGGGGACCGAGCTACCTGGATGGCCCTCTACCATAACATCTCAGGGGTTGGTCTTTTCCTTCACCCCGTGGGGCTGGAACTACTACTGGACCACAGGGCCCTGGACCCTGCCCACTGGACTGTCCAGCGGGTCTTCTACCTTGGGCACTACTATGCAGACTTGGGCCAGTTGGAACGGGAGTTTAAGTCTGGCCGGTTGGAAGTGGTTAGAGTCCCTCTACCCCCACCAAATGGAGCTTCATCCCTGAGGTCTCGGAACTCTCCAGGTCCTCTTCCCCCTCTTCAGTTCTCGCCCCAGGGTTCCCGCTACAGTGTGCAAGGAAACCTGGTGGTATCCTCCCTCTGGTCATTTACCTTTGGCCATGGGGTGTTCAGCGGCCTGAGGATTTTTGATGTTCGGTTCCAGGGTGAGCGAGTAGCCTATGAAGTCAGTGTCCAGGAGTGTGTGTCTATCTATGGTGCCGATTCACCCAAGACGATGCTGACTCGCTATTTGGATAGCAGCTTTGGACTCGGCCGTAACAGCCGAGGCTTGGTGCGGGGAGTGGACTGCCCCTATCAAGCCACGATGGTGGACATCCATATATTAGTGGGCAAAGGGGCAGTCCAGCTGCTTCCAGGGgctgtgtgtgtatttgaggAAGCCCAGGGACTGCCCCTTCGAAGGCACCACAATTACCTTCAAAATCATTTCTATGGTGGTTTGGCCAGCTCAGCCCTTGTGGTCAGGTCTGTGTCATCTGTGGGCAACTATGACTACATTTGGGACTTTGTGTTGTACCCAAATGGGGCACTTGAAGGGCGGGTCCATGCCACGGGTTATATCAACACAGCTTTCCTGAAAGGGGGAGAGGAGGGCCTCCTCTTTGGGAACCGTGTGGGGGAACGAGTGCTGGGAACGGTGCACACACATGCCTTCCACTTCAAGCTGGACCTGGATGTGGCAG GGCTGAAAAACTGGGTGGTAGCTGAAGACGTGGTGTTTAAACCTGTGGCCGCCCCCTGGAACCCGGAGCACTGGCTACAGCGCCCACAGCTGACTCGGCAGGTCCTGGGAAAGGAGGACCTGACAGCTTTTTCCTTGGGAAGCCCCCTACCCCGCTACCTCTACCTGGCTAGCAACCAGACTAATGCCTGGGGTCACCAGCGCGG ATACCAGCTTGTGGTGAcccagagaaaggaggaggagtcACAGAGCAGTAGCATCTATCACCAGAATGACATCTGGACACCCACAGTTACCTTTGCTGACTTCATCAACAATGAAACCCTCTTAGGAGAG GATCTGGTGGCTTGGGTCACAGCCAGCTTCCTGCACATTCCCCATGCCGAGGACATCCCCAACACAGTGACTCTGGGGAACAGAGTTGGCTTCTTGCTCCGACCCTATAACTTCTTTGATGAGGACCCCTCCATCTTCTCCCCTGGCAGTGTCTACTTTGAGAAGGGCCAGGATGCTGGGCTCTGCAGCATCAATCCTGTGGCCTGCCTCCCTGACCTGGCAGCCTGTGTCCCGGACTTACCCCCTTTCTCTTACCAAGGCTTCTAG
- the PSME3 gene encoding proteasome activator complex subunit 3 isoform X2, whose amino-acid sequence MEKWILKKIKYLQSGGLSASYYSYKVDSFRERITSEAEDLVANFFPKKLLELDSFLKEPILNIHDLTQIHSDMNLPVPDPILLTNSHDGLDGPTYKKRRLDECEEAFQGTKVFVMPNGMLKSNQQLVDIIEKVKPEIRLLIEKCNTVKMWVQLLIPRIEDGNNFGVSIQEETVAELRTVESEAASYLDQISRYYITRAKLVSKIAKYPHVEDYRRTVTEIDEKEYISLRLIISELRNQYVTLHDMILKNIEKIKRPRSSNAETLY is encoded by the exons ATGGAAAAATggatcctcaaaaaaataaagtatttgcaGTCTGGGGGCCTCTCAGCTTCTTATTACAGTTACAAG GTTGATTCTTTCAGGGAGCGGATCACAAGTGAG GCAGAAGACTTGGTGGCAAATTTTTTCCCAAAGAAGTTGTTAGAACTTGATAGTTTTCTGAAG GAACCAATCTTAAACATCCATGACCTAACTCAGATCCACTCTGACATGAATCTCCCAGTCCCTGACCCCATTCTTCTCACCAATAGCCATGATGGACTGGATGGT CCCACTTATAAGAAGCGAAGGTTGGATGAGTGTGAAGAAGCCTTCCAAG GAACCAAGGTGTTTGTGATGCCCAATGGGATGCTGAAAAGCAACCAGCAGCTGGTGGACATTATTGAGAAAGTGAAACCTGAGATCCGGCTGTTGATTGAGAAATGTAACACG GTCAAAATGTGGGTACAGCTCCTGATTCCCAGGATAGAAGATGGAAACAACTTTGGGGTGTCCATTCAG gaggAAACAGTTGCAGAGCTAAGAACTGTTGAGAGTGAAGCTGCATCTTATCTGGACCAGATTTCTAG aTATTATATTACAAGAGCCAAATTGGTTTCTAAAATAGCTAAATATCCCCATGTG GAGGACTATCGCCGCACCGTGACAGAGATTGATGAGAAAGAATATATCAGCCTTCGGCTCATCATATCAGAGCTGAGGAATCAATAT GTCACTCTACATGACATGATCCTGAAAAATATTGAGAAGATCAAACGGCCCCGGAGCAGCAATGCAGAGACTCTGTACtga
- the PSME3 gene encoding proteasome activator complex subunit 3 isoform X1: MASLLKVDQEVKLKVDSFRERITSEAEDLVANFFPKKLLELDSFLKEPILNIHDLTQIHSDMNLPVPDPILLTNSHDGLDGPTYKKRRLDECEEAFQGTKVFVMPNGMLKSNQQLVDIIEKVKPEIRLLIEKCNTVKMWVQLLIPRIEDGNNFGVSIQEETVAELRTVESEAASYLDQISRYYITRAKLVSKIAKYPHVEDYRRTVTEIDEKEYISLRLIISELRNQYVTLHDMILKNIEKIKRPRSSNAETLY, translated from the exons ATGGCCTCGTTGCTGAAGGTGGATCAGGAAGTGAAGCTCAAG GTTGATTCTTTCAGGGAGCGGATCACAAGTGAG GCAGAAGACTTGGTGGCAAATTTTTTCCCAAAGAAGTTGTTAGAACTTGATAGTTTTCTGAAG GAACCAATCTTAAACATCCATGACCTAACTCAGATCCACTCTGACATGAATCTCCCAGTCCCTGACCCCATTCTTCTCACCAATAGCCATGATGGACTGGATGGT CCCACTTATAAGAAGCGAAGGTTGGATGAGTGTGAAGAAGCCTTCCAAG GAACCAAGGTGTTTGTGATGCCCAATGGGATGCTGAAAAGCAACCAGCAGCTGGTGGACATTATTGAGAAAGTGAAACCTGAGATCCGGCTGTTGATTGAGAAATGTAACACG GTCAAAATGTGGGTACAGCTCCTGATTCCCAGGATAGAAGATGGAAACAACTTTGGGGTGTCCATTCAG gaggAAACAGTTGCAGAGCTAAGAACTGTTGAGAGTGAAGCTGCATCTTATCTGGACCAGATTTCTAG aTATTATATTACAAGAGCCAAATTGGTTTCTAAAATAGCTAAATATCCCCATGTG GAGGACTATCGCCGCACCGTGACAGAGATTGATGAGAAAGAATATATCAGCCTTCGGCTCATCATATCAGAGCTGAGGAATCAATAT GTCACTCTACATGACATGATCCTGAAAAATATTGAGAAGATCAAACGGCCCCGGAGCAGCAATGCAGAGACTCTGTACtga